Proteins encoded within one genomic window of Brassica rapa cultivar Chiifu-401-42 chromosome A09, CAAS_Brap_v3.01, whole genome shotgun sequence:
- the LOC117127762 gene encoding uncharacterized protein LOC117127762, whose amino-acid sequence MKKFGTVRYPGGTDPFEASTWLRNLEKHFRAIHCPDNFKKDVATYYLTKDASDWWDNVEEYYMGREIDWEYFKTKFERKYFPPEAKDRLEIQFLELTQGNRKVREYEAEFTKLRKYSHYGERNEEIAVNVEKGMEKDQAMMKHAEPSRRTEGLGGRKAPDYITCFSCGEKGHYANSCPHNRQVTLPTPPTRLAIEPAPKRQEVGKQVNALELGKPEPQQPHQGPITGTLCVGGVYVHVLFDSGATHSFVIPEVVSSFKGTFTRVKVGVSVRTPGNHNLRADSCVLRIPIYLESMVYPADLLVVPLGQHEVILGMDWLSRYYTQLDCGRGRITLEESGQPLTTYYGICPSAGVSLVSALRVEKYLIEGEGQSWKR is encoded by the exons ATGAAGAAATTTGGAACCGTTAGATATCCTGGAGGAACAGATCCCTTCGAAGCGTCAACATGGCTGAGGAATTTGGAGAAACACTTTCGGGCTATCCACTGCCCTGATAATTTCAAGAAGGATGTGGCAACATACTACTTGACCAAAGATGCTTCTGATTGGTGGGATAACGTGGAAGAATACTATATGGGAAGAGAGATCGACTGGGAATATTTTAAAACGAAATTTGAACGGAAATACTTCCCACCTGAAGCAAAAGACCGGCTGGAGATTCAATTCTTGGAGTTAACTCAAGGCAACCGAAAAGTGAGGGAGTATGAGGCAGAGTTTACAAAGCTAAGGAAATATTCTCATTATGGAGAAAGGAATGAAG AGATAGCAGTAAATGTTGAAAAAGGTATGGAAAAGGATCAAGCCATGATGAAGCATGCAGAGCCATCTCGCAGAACTGAAGGGCTAGGA GGAAGAAAAGCCCCTGATTATATTACTTGCTTCTCGTGTGGTGAGAAAGGGCATTATGCCAACAGTTGTCCCCATAATAGACAAGTTACGCTTCCAACACCACCCACTAGACTAGCGATTGAACCAGCCCCGAAGCGCCAGGAAGTTGGAAAGCAAGTGAATGCTTTAGAGTTAGGAAAACCCGAACCACAACAGCCCCATCAGGGACCGATCACAG gaACATTGTGTGTTGGTGGAGTTTATGTGCATGTTCTCTTCGACTCGGGTGCCACACATAGCTTTGTGATACCCGAGGTAGTGTCGAGTTTTAAGGGAACCTTTACTAGAGTAAAGGTAGGTGTTTCAGTTAGAACCCCTGGGAACCATAACCTTCGTGCCGATAGTTGTGTACTTAGGATTCCAATCTATTTGGAATCAATGGTATATCCAGCAGACCTGCTAGTTGTTCCTTTAGGACAACACGAAGTGATtttgggcatggactggctgTCGAGATACTACACACAGTTGGATTGTGGCCGAGGAAGAATTACACTTGAAGAAAGCGGACAACCATTAACGACATATTATGGAATATGTCCAAGTGCTGGAGTGTCACTTGTATCTGCCTTAAGAGTTGAGAAATATTTGATCGAGGGCGAG GGACAAAGTTGGAAGAGATAG